From Haloarcula sp. CBA1127, a single genomic window includes:
- a CDS encoding DUF4399 domain-containing protein: MDDRLTRRTFVCGVSTAVATGLAGCSEEQSGGGAGTPTRTGGTDSMATEPSSGGDTDATEAETGQYRNGVGQNASVSFAVPNDAATVTSPSVQWRATADGVTIEEAGEVTNGAGHYHVIVDSDPVTPGETIPTDDTHIHYGTGQRDGVLELDPGEHTLHLQLGDGAHTAMALTDSVDVTVSDEASLSVETSVDGSVVDWEASVENYTIGPTSDGITPNAGHLHAIINTNLVPTGEVIPNDARHVHYGDGSTSGSLDLAEQLGDAYESGDHTIHFQIASATHRATTLTASETVTTE, translated from the coding sequence ATGGACGACAGACTCACACGCCGAACGTTCGTCTGTGGCGTCTCGACTGCTGTAGCGACCGGCCTCGCGGGCTGTAGCGAGGAACAGTCGGGCGGCGGCGCGGGGACACCTACCCGGACAGGGGGAACCGATAGCATGGCGACAGAGCCATCAAGCGGCGGGGACACCGACGCTACAGAGGCGGAAACTGGACAGTATCGGAACGGCGTCGGACAGAACGCCAGCGTCTCCTTTGCGGTCCCAAACGATGCTGCGACCGTTACCAGTCCGTCCGTACAGTGGCGGGCAACCGCCGACGGCGTCACCATCGAAGAGGCAGGGGAAGTGACCAACGGGGCCGGACACTACCACGTCATCGTCGATAGCGACCCCGTAACACCGGGCGAGACAATTCCGACGGACGACACCCACATCCACTACGGGACCGGGCAGCGAGACGGCGTGCTGGAACTGGACCCCGGCGAGCACACGCTGCACCTCCAACTGGGAGACGGCGCGCACACGGCGATGGCACTGACCGACAGCGTCGACGTGACCGTCAGCGACGAGGCAAGCCTCAGTGTCGAGACGAGCGTCGACGGGAGCGTCGTCGACTGGGAGGCCAGTGTCGAGAACTACACCATCGGCCCCACGAGCGACGGTATCACGCCGAATGCGGGCCATCTACACGCGATCATCAACACCAATTTGGTGCCGACCGGCGAGGTCATCCCAAACGATGCTCGACACGTCCACTACGGCGATGGCTCGACGAGTGGAAGCCTCGATCTTGCCGAGCAACTGGGCGACGCCTACGAGAGCGGCGACCACACGATCCACTTCCAGATCGCGTCCGCGACACACCGTGCGACGACGCTCACCGCGTCGGAGACAGTAACGACGGAGTAG
- a CDS encoding DUF5790 family protein, protein MSQSSLDDDELFGEAANEMRTDVEESLAKAREALPEADSVWDVEADNTLGVLNSLKTALDVGDAEDHLRDAKKWYTMGERADAFEDADDLAEEIETIADLIDDVDDAREQVGDLTATIPQLRSTLEEFEGEDGADAEADGDADAEAEA, encoded by the coding sequence ATGAGTCAGTCAAGTCTGGACGACGACGAACTGTTCGGAGAGGCGGCCAATGAAATGCGCACGGACGTCGAGGAGTCGCTTGCGAAGGCTCGCGAGGCACTCCCAGAGGCCGATTCGGTCTGGGACGTGGAGGCCGACAACACGCTCGGCGTGCTGAACTCGCTCAAAACAGCGCTCGACGTGGGCGACGCCGAGGACCACCTCCGCGACGCGAAGAAGTGGTACACGATGGGCGAACGCGCTGACGCCTTCGAGGACGCCGACGACCTCGCCGAGGAGATCGAGACCATCGCGGACCTCATCGACGATGTCGACGACGCCCGCGAGCAGGTCGGCGACCTCACGGCAACGATTCCACAGCTTCGCAGCACGCTCGAAGAGTTCGAGGGTGAAGACGGGGCGGACGCGGAGGCGGACGGCGACGCCGACGCGGAAGCCGAAGCCTGA